Proteins encoded by one window of Corythoichthys intestinalis isolate RoL2023-P3 chromosome 20, ASM3026506v1, whole genome shotgun sequence:
- the zdhhc20b gene encoding palmitoyltransferase ZDHHC20-B isoform X1, producing MAPTHVLRCCQRGLAWIPVIFIAMVVCWSYYAYVVELCIFTITSIGKQVAYLILFHLSFIMFVWSYWKTIFTRPNNPSKEFCLPKAEKEHYEKEERPESQQEILWRAATNLPIYTRTGAGAIRYCDRCQVIKPDRCHHCSACDMCVLKMDHHCPWVNNCVGFSNYKFFILFLAYSLLYCLFIAATVLQYFIKFWTLCRRKSAENCPKNDLQETHSHAKFHVLFLFFVAAMFCISILSLFSYHLWLVGKNRSTIEAFRAPVFRTGSDKNGFSLGFRKNIAQVFGDQKKYWLLPVFTSQGDGVTFPTRLVNIDVEQPTATLHPDHSKSEVTVSPLSESQNRLLSNEQLTKSMGDHVVHNPGKSASNDTTTLSMESES from the exons ATGGCGCCCACTCACGTATTGAGATGCTGTCAACGGGGATTAGCATGGATACCTGTGATTTTTATCGCTATGGTCGTCTGCTGGTCCTATTATGCCTACGTGGTGGAGCTCTGCATAT TCACCATCACGAGTATAGGAAAACAGG TTGCATACCTCATCCTCTTCCATCTCTCCTTCATTATGTTCGTGTGGTCCTATTGGAAGACCATCTTCACAAGGCCCAACAACCCTTCCAAAGAG TTCTGCTTGCCCAAGGCTGAGAAGGAACACTACGAGAAGGAGGAGAGGCCAGAATCTCAGCAAGAGATTTTGTGGCGAGCCGCCACCAACCTGCCAATTTACACACGCACCGGAGCGGGAG CAATTCGCTACTGTGACCGCTGTCAAGTGATCAAGCCGGACCGGTGTCATCACTGCTCTGCGTGTGACAT GTGTGTGCTGAAGATGGACCACCATTGTCCCTG GGTGAACAACTGTGTAGGGTTCTCCAACTACAAGTTCTTCATTCTCTTTTTGGCCTACTCGCTGCTTTACTGCCTGTTCATTGCAGCCAccgtgctgcagtatttcatcaAGTTCTGGACT CTTTGCCGGAGAAAATCGGCTGAGAACTGCCCAAAG AATGACCTGCAAGAGACTCACTCGCACGCCAAATTCCATGTCTTGTTTCTCTTTTTTGTGGCGGCCATGTTCTGCATCAGTATTCTCTCCCTCTTCAGCTACCACCTGTGGCTCGTCGGAAAGAACCGCTCCACCATCG aGGCATTCAGAGCACCCGTCTTTAGGACCGGGTCAGACAAGAACGGCTTTTCCCTTGGGTTCCGGAAGAATATCGCTCAGGTGTTTGGAGACCAAAAGAAGTATTGGCTACTGCCAGTTTTCACAAG TCAAGGCGACGGCGTGACGTTCCCTACTCGCCTGGTCAACATCGATGTCGAACAGCCTACAGCTACTTTGCACCCGGACCATAGTAAAAG CGAAGTGACCGTGAGCCCCCTAAGCGAGTCGCAGAATCGCCTCTTGAGCAACGAGCAACTCACCAAAAGCATGGGGGACCATGTGGTTCATAATCCTGGTAAATCAG CTTCAAACGACACCACCACCCTCTCCATGGAGAGCGAATCCTAA
- the zdhhc20b gene encoding palmitoyltransferase ZDHHC20-B isoform X2, translated as MAPTHVLRCCQRGLAWIPVIFIAMVVCWSYYAYVVELCIFTITSIGKQVAYLILFHLSFIMFVWSYWKTIFTRPNNPSKEFCLPKAEKEHYEKEERPESQQEILWRAATNLPIYTRTGAGAIRYCDRCQVIKPDRCHHCSACDMCVLKMDHHCPWVNNCVGFSNYKFFILFLAYSLLYCLFIAATVLQYFIKFWTNDLQETHSHAKFHVLFLFFVAAMFCISILSLFSYHLWLVGKNRSTIEAFRAPVFRTGSDKNGFSLGFRKNIAQVFGDQKKYWLLPVFTSQGDGVTFPTRLVNIDVEQPTATLHPDHSKSEVTVSPLSESQNRLLSNEQLTKSMGDHVVHNPGKSASNDTTTLSMESES; from the exons ATGGCGCCCACTCACGTATTGAGATGCTGTCAACGGGGATTAGCATGGATACCTGTGATTTTTATCGCTATGGTCGTCTGCTGGTCCTATTATGCCTACGTGGTGGAGCTCTGCATAT TCACCATCACGAGTATAGGAAAACAGG TTGCATACCTCATCCTCTTCCATCTCTCCTTCATTATGTTCGTGTGGTCCTATTGGAAGACCATCTTCACAAGGCCCAACAACCCTTCCAAAGAG TTCTGCTTGCCCAAGGCTGAGAAGGAACACTACGAGAAGGAGGAGAGGCCAGAATCTCAGCAAGAGATTTTGTGGCGAGCCGCCACCAACCTGCCAATTTACACACGCACCGGAGCGGGAG CAATTCGCTACTGTGACCGCTGTCAAGTGATCAAGCCGGACCGGTGTCATCACTGCTCTGCGTGTGACAT GTGTGTGCTGAAGATGGACCACCATTGTCCCTG GGTGAACAACTGTGTAGGGTTCTCCAACTACAAGTTCTTCATTCTCTTTTTGGCCTACTCGCTGCTTTACTGCCTGTTCATTGCAGCCAccgtgctgcagtatttcatcaAGTTCTGGACT AATGACCTGCAAGAGACTCACTCGCACGCCAAATTCCATGTCTTGTTTCTCTTTTTTGTGGCGGCCATGTTCTGCATCAGTATTCTCTCCCTCTTCAGCTACCACCTGTGGCTCGTCGGAAAGAACCGCTCCACCATCG aGGCATTCAGAGCACCCGTCTTTAGGACCGGGTCAGACAAGAACGGCTTTTCCCTTGGGTTCCGGAAGAATATCGCTCAGGTGTTTGGAGACCAAAAGAAGTATTGGCTACTGCCAGTTTTCACAAG TCAAGGCGACGGCGTGACGTTCCCTACTCGCCTGGTCAACATCGATGTCGAACAGCCTACAGCTACTTTGCACCCGGACCATAGTAAAAG CGAAGTGACCGTGAGCCCCCTAAGCGAGTCGCAGAATCGCCTCTTGAGCAACGAGCAACTCACCAAAAGCATGGGGGACCATGTGGTTCATAATCCTGGTAAATCAG CTTCAAACGACACCACCACCCTCTCCATGGAGAGCGAATCCTAA